The following coding sequences are from one Dreissena polymorpha isolate Duluth1 chromosome 8, UMN_Dpol_1.0, whole genome shotgun sequence window:
- the LOC127841741 gene encoding O-acetyl-ADP-ribose deacetylase-like isoform X4: MHVSGLSFPINKKMYKTLSGILVHVYQADICSLNVDCIVNAANSMLLHGDGVAAVIQRKAGDDLKNEGDEYIRRYGEIKDGSVIETCAGRLPYKYVLHAVGPRWSDYDTRSRKGRGDCRAALQNAVFNSFLKASELQLKSVALPAISSAIFGVPMEICTEEYVHAVLMYSGVGAEASLRVIHFVDILSEVVTQIQTRFDEYVKKGDLSNADQFETSSLRNRKTNVEPNAISESGFHTETTTTKVISRQER; the protein is encoded by the exons ATGCATGTTTCTGGCTTGTCATTCCCAATTAACAAGAAAATGTACAAAACACTGTCTGGAATATTAGTTCATGTTTACCAAGCTGACATTTGTAGCTTGAATGTGGATTGCATTGTGAATGCTGCAAACTCAATGCTCTTGCACGGTGATGGAGTGGCTGCTGTTATACAAAGAAAGGCTGGTGATGATTTGAAAAATGAAGGTGATGAATACATAAGACGTTATGGGGAAATAAAAGATGGCAGTGTTATTGAAACATGTGCAGGGAGACTTCCATACAAATATGTATTGCACGCTGTGGGACCCAGATGGTCAGACTATGACACACGATCAAGGAAAGGTCGTGGCGATTGCCGTGCAGCtct TCAAAATGCGGTTTTCAACAGTTTTCTGAAAGCCAGTGAACTTCAATTGAAATCTGTTGCATTACCGGCAATCAGTTCTG CAATTTTTGGAGTTCCAATGGAAATATGCACTGAAGAGTATGTACATGCAGTATTGATGTACAGTGGAGTAGGTGCTGAGGCTTCATTGAGGGTGATACACTTTGTTGATATTCTTTCTGAGGTTGTTACACAAATTCAGACAAGGTTCGATGAATATGTAAAAAAAGGGGATCTATCGAATGCAGATCAGTTTGAAACTTCCTCACTACGCAATAGAAAGACCAACGTAGAACCTAACGCGATTAGTGAATCGGGATTTCACACAGAAACAACAACCACCAAA GTGATCAGCCGCCAGGAACGATGA
- the LOC127841741 gene encoding uncharacterized protein TM_0508-like isoform X6 codes for MHVSGLSFPINKKMYKTLSGILVHVYQADICSLNVDCIVNAANSMLLHGDGVAAVIQRKAGDDLKNEGDEYIRRYGEIKDGSVIETCAGRLPYKYVLHAVGPRWSDYDTRSRKGRGDCRAALQNAVFNSFLKASELQLKSVALPAISSAIFGVPMEICTEEYVHAVLMYSGVGAEASLRVISRQER; via the exons ATGCATGTTTCTGGCTTGTCATTCCCAATTAACAAGAAAATGTACAAAACACTGTCTGGAATATTAGTTCATGTTTACCAAGCTGACATTTGTAGCTTGAATGTGGATTGCATTGTGAATGCTGCAAACTCAATGCTCTTGCACGGTGATGGAGTGGCTGCTGTTATACAAAGAAAGGCTGGTGATGATTTGAAAAATGAAGGTGATGAATACATAAGACGTTATGGGGAAATAAAAGATGGCAGTGTTATTGAAACATGTGCAGGGAGACTTCCATACAAATATGTATTGCACGCTGTGGGACCCAGATGGTCAGACTATGACACACGATCAAGGAAAGGTCGTGGCGATTGCCGTGCAGCtct TCAAAATGCGGTTTTCAACAGTTTTCTGAAAGCCAGTGAACTTCAATTGAAATCTGTTGCATTACCGGCAATCAGTTCTG CAATTTTTGGAGTTCCAATGGAAATATGCACTGAAGAGTATGTACATGCAGTATTGATGTACAGTGGAGTAGGTGCTGAGGCTTCATTGAGG GTGATCAGCCGCCAGGAACGATGA
- the LOC127841741 gene encoding protein mono-ADP-ribosyltransferase PARP9-like isoform X3 — protein sequence MHVSGLSFPINKKMYKTLSGILVHVYQADICSLNVDCIVNAANSMLLHGDGVAAVIQRKAGDDLKNEGDEYIRRYGEIKDGSVIETCAGRLPYKYVLHAVGPRWSDYDTRSRKGRGDCRAALQNAVFNSFLKASELQLKSVALPAISSAIFGVPMEICTEEYVHAVLMYSGVGAEASLRVIHFVDILSEVVTQIQTRFDEYVKKGDLSNADQFETSSLRNRKTNVEPNAISESGFHTETTTTKISEHELHDQEPFVYFVLMTLQIPRNLPAIIRQHCFYMQYLINLLAVI from the exons ATGCATGTTTCTGGCTTGTCATTCCCAATTAACAAGAAAATGTACAAAACACTGTCTGGAATATTAGTTCATGTTTACCAAGCTGACATTTGTAGCTTGAATGTGGATTGCATTGTGAATGCTGCAAACTCAATGCTCTTGCACGGTGATGGAGTGGCTGCTGTTATACAAAGAAAGGCTGGTGATGATTTGAAAAATGAAGGTGATGAATACATAAGACGTTATGGGGAAATAAAAGATGGCAGTGTTATTGAAACATGTGCAGGGAGACTTCCATACAAATATGTATTGCACGCTGTGGGACCCAGATGGTCAGACTATGACACACGATCAAGGAAAGGTCGTGGCGATTGCCGTGCAGCtct TCAAAATGCGGTTTTCAACAGTTTTCTGAAAGCCAGTGAACTTCAATTGAAATCTGTTGCATTACCGGCAATCAGTTCTG CAATTTTTGGAGTTCCAATGGAAATATGCACTGAAGAGTATGTACATGCAGTATTGATGTACAGTGGAGTAGGTGCTGAGGCTTCATTGAGGGTGATACACTTTGTTGATATTCTTTCTGAGGTTGTTACACAAATTCAGACAAGGTTCGATGAATATGTAAAAAAAGGGGATCTATCGAATGCAGATCAGTTTGAAACTTCCTCACTACGCAATAGAAAGACCAACGTAGAACCTAACGCGATTAGTGAATCGGGATTTCACACAGAAACAACAACCACCAAA ATTTCAGAGCACGAATTGCATGACCAAGAACCATTTGTGTACTTTGTATTGATGACTTTACAAATCCCAAGAAACTTGCCTGCTATTATTCGGCAGCATTGTTTTTATATGCAATATCTAATAAATTTGTTAGCAGTGATATGA